Proteins encoded within one genomic window of Leptospira bourretii:
- a CDS encoding Panacea domain-containing protein, giving the protein METEKLVSITATILTIDPHDLSKTKWNKYLFLIDFVYFNSPNGNLKKTLTGLEFIKMPYGPVVKEFNQYISLLKSKHGFQLKSYIGYGSGNMTFIELDQNSKYDTDKLSVFEKQVIAKTVNTFKNYNASELSDLTHEMDAWKNEELFNSIDFSKTNVDQYIFQKTKKNNLYQLLFP; this is encoded by the coding sequence ATGGAAACTGAAAAATTAGTTTCAATTACTGCAACTATTCTTACTATTGATCCGCATGATTTATCTAAAACGAAATGGAATAAATATTTATTTCTAATTGATTTTGTATATTTTAACAGTCCTAACGGGAATCTCAAGAAAACGTTAACTGGTTTAGAATTTATAAAAATGCCGTATGGACCAGTGGTTAAAGAATTTAATCAATATATATCTCTTCTCAAATCGAAGCATGGTTTTCAATTAAAATCTTACATTGGTTATGGCTCGGGTAACATGACATTCATTGAATTAGATCAAAACAGTAAATATGATACCGATAAATTATCTGTATTTGAAAAGCAAGTTATCGCGAAAACAGTTAATACATTTAAGAATTATAATGCTTCAGAATTAAGCGATCTCACTCACGAAATGGATGCTTGGAAAAATGAAGAATTATTCAATTCAATTGATTTTTCAAAAACAAATGTAGACCAATATATATTTCAAAAAACGAAGAAAAACAACCTATACCAGCTTTTATTTCCATAA
- a CDS encoding ABC transporter ATP-binding protein, translated as MKIDIHIHTRKTKRGDAHTREITPKKFCEIISNSDVGICAITNHNLFDIDQFNEILALKAEHLQIWPGVELDIIHENKRGHLIVISNPKQVEAFNEILLKLINSESPDKFVIDISKISYAFNDIDVIYIAHYYNKKPNIGDAAIDVLISGIKNSNRVIKEATDSISAGIFVSHGHNSIYGSDVQDWDSYLKISNGLPELRLPVESFEQFCLLLDKNESTIQTLLASKNKSHIKLTPFKGEPPIEIDIWDDVNILFGSKGTGKTEILKSICKHYNDKGIKANLFESNSENLIKKYDLSASKLELDLLDSDISDCKEEISFIRNAEEAEIANLTSYREHYSKQESSKIAQKLLIREILPIDENRLSSTLTDTTNLRKEFDNFINELNRNEFNKTILGESLFNELNEALNKAQNHLSDKTYDAFKNFKSARLINFTIKCFSLEVSKKTGVPKKPQSTGFLEYGSNRIKLDLALQKVVTNLKKPIKKWTEFVWDFENKGKLFCVTDFKFQNGIISDGEFKHLSSNTKSPEKEFSKCINILAEKVYQADFFAALSELLKVDDSAKIKSIKDLVLFKRFFELNHIEYKPSNGESSMVLLAKELKEDKDVYLVDEPEKSLGNDFISDFIVPILKDLAKSGKRIVIATHDANIAVRTLPYNSIYREHTHEGYKTYQGNPFSNRLKIINGVDSLDWKEKSMTTLEGGRNAFGERKGIYGSN; from the coding sequence ATGAAAATTGATATCCATATACACACAAGAAAAACCAAAAGAGGAGATGCTCACACGCGCGAGATTACACCTAAGAAATTTTGTGAAATAATATCTAATTCCGATGTCGGTATTTGCGCAATAACAAATCATAATCTTTTTGATATTGATCAGTTTAATGAGATATTAGCGTTAAAAGCAGAACATCTTCAAATTTGGCCAGGTGTCGAACTAGATATTATCCATGAAAATAAACGTGGTCATCTTATTGTTATATCAAATCCAAAACAAGTAGAAGCATTTAACGAAATACTTTTAAAATTAATTAATAGTGAGTCTCCCGATAAATTTGTTATCGATATAAGCAAAATTTCCTATGCATTTAACGATATAGATGTAATTTATATCGCTCACTATTACAATAAAAAACCAAATATAGGAGACGCTGCAATCGATGTTTTAATTTCTGGAATCAAAAATTCGAATCGGGTGATAAAAGAAGCTACCGATTCAATTTCGGCAGGAATATTTGTGAGTCATGGGCATAATTCAATTTATGGATCAGATGTTCAGGATTGGGATTCATACTTAAAAATTTCCAATGGATTACCTGAGCTAAGACTTCCAGTAGAAAGTTTTGAACAATTTTGCCTTCTTTTAGATAAAAACGAAAGTACAATACAAACCTTATTGGCATCAAAAAATAAAAGCCACATCAAATTAACTCCATTCAAAGGAGAGCCACCGATAGAAATTGATATCTGGGATGATGTCAATATATTATTTGGATCAAAGGGAACAGGGAAAACAGAAATACTTAAAAGTATTTGCAAGCATTACAATGACAAAGGAATTAAAGCGAATCTTTTTGAGTCAAATTCTGAAAACCTTATAAAGAAATATGATTTGTCTGCTTCTAAATTAGAATTGGATCTTTTAGATTCTGATATTTCTGATTGTAAAGAAGAGATATCATTTATTCGAAACGCTGAAGAAGCTGAGATAGCAAATTTGACGAGTTACAGAGAACATTATAGTAAGCAAGAATCAAGCAAAATTGCACAAAAGCTTTTGATAAGAGAAATTCTTCCCATTGATGAGAATCGACTGTCGTCAACTTTAACAGATACTACTAACCTAAGAAAAGAGTTCGATAATTTTATAAATGAATTAAATCGAAATGAATTCAATAAAACGATTCTGGGAGAATCGCTCTTTAATGAATTGAACGAGGCTTTAAATAAAGCACAAAACCACCTATCAGATAAAACATATGATGCATTCAAAAACTTCAAATCTGCAAGACTTATTAACTTTACTATAAAATGTTTTTCGTTGGAAGTTTCAAAGAAAACCGGCGTTCCTAAAAAACCACAAAGTACAGGATTTCTTGAGTACGGCAGCAATAGAATCAAGCTTGACTTAGCTCTTCAAAAAGTTGTGACAAATTTAAAAAAACCAATAAAAAAGTGGACAGAATTTGTTTGGGATTTTGAGAACAAGGGCAAATTGTTTTGTGTCACGGATTTTAAATTTCAGAATGGAATTATATCAGATGGTGAATTCAAACATTTATCAAGCAACACAAAATCTCCAGAAAAAGAATTTTCTAAATGTATTAATATTCTTGCAGAAAAAGTATACCAGGCAGATTTTTTTGCAGCATTATCAGAGTTATTAAAAGTAGATGATTCAGCAAAAATTAAATCAATAAAGGATCTTGTTTTATTTAAAAGATTTTTTGAACTAAACCACATTGAGTATAAACCTTCAAATGGTGAATCTTCTATGGTTCTTTTGGCAAAAGAACTTAAAGAAGATAAAGATGTATACTTGGTTGATGAACCAGAAAAAAGTCTCGGAAATGATTTTATTAGTGATTTCATTGTTCCAATACTTAAAGATCTGGCCAAAAGTGGGAAGCGAATTGTGATAGCTACACATGATGCTAATATAGCAGTTCGAACATTACCATATAATTCAATTTATCGAGAACATACGCATGAAGGTTACAAAACTTATCAAGGCAATCCTTTTTCAAATCGGCTAAAAATAATAAACGGAGTCGATTCCCTTGATTGGAAAGAAAAAAGTATGACCACGTTAGAAGGTGGTAGGAATGCATTCGGAGAAAGGAAGGGAATATATGGAAGCAATTAA